A part of Ignavibacteriota bacterium genomic DNA contains:
- a CDS encoding periplasmic heavy metal sensor, translated as MVKHTFLALLVAAAVAVPLSAQPDPPDDRPEHRQGRGGCVCKEDGDRMPMRGRMMEALNLTEQQKGQMEKLRTDLEKKQVTVQGKIAVLRVELKELFQAENPERGAIEKKMKEVSDLQHQLKINGLDHLFAVKAILTPDQQKVWKKHMLAMGEERMGMRMGNGPEGRMKMKRDRR; from the coding sequence ATGGTGAAACACACATTTCTCGCACTGCTGGTGGCGGCAGCAGTCGCTGTCCCCCTTTCCGCACAACCCGACCCGCCGGATGACCGTCCGGAGCATCGCCAGGGACGCGGCGGTTGTGTCTGCAAAGAGGACGGAGACCGGATGCCGATGCGCGGCAGAATGATGGAAGCGCTCAACCTGACCGAGCAGCAGAAGGGTCAGATGGAGAAGCTGCGCACCGATCTGGAGAAGAAGCAGGTCACCGTGCAGGGCAAGATCGCCGTCCTCCGCGTTGAACTCAAGGAACTGTTCCAGGCCGAGAACCCGGAACGCGGCGCGATCGAGAAGAAGATGAAGGAGGTTTCTGATCTCCAGCATCAGCTCAAGATCAACGGCCTCGACCATCTCTTTGCGGTGAAAGCGATCCTGACCCCTGACCAGCAGAAAGTGTGGAAGAAGCATATGCTGGCCATGGGCGAAGAGCGGATGGGCATGAGGATGGGGAATGGCCCCGAGGGGCGGATGAAGATGAAGAGGGACAGGCGGTAA
- a CDS encoding tetratricopeptide repeat protein codes for MRIRANVVKTFMVSSLLLLLPSCGVWDFFSAYFNTYYNAKTLYGQAVDEVWAMPEVRESGRNMLALVPISGGARTKFTSVIEKCSKLLQYHPESNLVDDALLMIGRSYFFSGEYQQADRKCRELIDGYPDSPLLEETRILLSYALYKNRDTVASEALATKLLEDATVNEESQLMADAAVLLAQLALDRKSNVRARQMLEVVGDHASDADMRSNAFLRVAELYAEEKNFVGAEKTYVRARELSRGYVGEFRGLFGAAKMISRQGEYDAALDRLEDLRGNLNYRESWGDLDVEIANVYRDRGDIAKAVEQYRYVDTAYARGESALNANYELGMLYELRFQLYDSAKVAFDRARSGPPLAKNMPTVVRKSEYLGRFLQYRNEMNRLDSILLAVLRPPDTSMVNDSVLVRADSLGRDSTAMARADSLKPKAPPAPAMHPDTVRTRLAGAIDDLAGVFYANMELPDSARTLYRRLVREFPQSKAAPRAFYVLARIESSDSTVDRAVPDSLYRCIVDKYPLSPFADEARRLLGIPPLVRAADLAEESYTRGVQLMQAGKAKAAIDTFTVLVKHFPTSPAAVRAMYAAGWLYENEARSQDSAAALYERLVSRAPSSAYAQKVGPRVQEVQSARRVVQEKARADSIAKAAAAAAVQDSIKAKQAAKNPAVHDSLQGKQGGASRSA; via the coding sequence GTGCGGATACGTGCCAACGTTGTCAAGACCTTCATGGTCTCCAGTTTGCTGCTCCTGCTTCCTTCCTGCGGCGTGTGGGATTTCTTCTCTGCGTATTTCAACACCTATTACAACGCCAAAACGCTCTATGGCCAGGCCGTGGATGAGGTCTGGGCCATGCCCGAGGTCCGTGAATCAGGCCGGAACATGCTGGCCCTGGTCCCGATCAGCGGGGGCGCGCGCACGAAGTTCACGTCCGTGATCGAGAAGTGCTCGAAGCTCCTGCAGTACCATCCTGAATCCAACCTTGTTGACGATGCCCTGCTCATGATCGGGCGATCGTATTTCTTCTCGGGCGAGTATCAGCAGGCGGACCGCAAGTGCCGCGAACTGATCGATGGCTACCCGGACAGTCCGCTCCTGGAGGAGACCAGGATCCTGCTCTCCTACGCGCTGTACAAAAACCGGGACACCGTGGCTTCCGAGGCACTGGCGACGAAACTCCTGGAAGATGCAACGGTCAATGAAGAGAGCCAGTTGATGGCCGATGCGGCCGTGCTGCTGGCCCAGCTCGCCCTGGACAGGAAGAGCAACGTCCGGGCACGGCAGATGCTGGAGGTCGTGGGCGACCACGCTTCCGATGCGGACATGCGCTCGAACGCGTTCCTGCGGGTCGCGGAACTGTACGCGGAAGAGAAGAACTTCGTCGGCGCGGAGAAGACCTATGTGCGCGCACGCGAACTCAGCCGTGGCTATGTCGGTGAGTTCCGCGGATTGTTCGGCGCCGCGAAGATGATCTCCAGGCAGGGGGAGTATGATGCTGCGCTCGACCGACTCGAAGATCTCCGTGGGAATCTCAACTACCGCGAATCGTGGGGCGACCTCGATGTCGAGATCGCCAACGTGTACCGCGACCGGGGGGATATCGCGAAGGCGGTGGAGCAGTACCGCTACGTGGATACGGCCTATGCGCGCGGGGAGTCGGCACTGAACGCGAACTATGAGCTCGGGATGCTGTACGAGCTGCGGTTCCAGCTGTACGATTCCGCGAAGGTCGCGTTCGACCGCGCGCGGAGCGGGCCACCGCTCGCCAAGAACATGCCCACGGTCGTCCGGAAGAGCGAGTACCTCGGCCGGTTCCTCCAGTACCGCAACGAAATGAACCGTCTCGACAGCATACTCCTGGCAGTGCTGCGCCCGCCGGACACGAGCATGGTGAACGATTCGGTGCTCGTCCGTGCCGATTCCCTCGGACGGGATTCAACAGCGATGGCGCGTGCGGATTCGCTCAAGCCCAAAGCCCCTCCTGCGCCGGCCATGCATCCTGACACGGTGCGAACCCGCCTTGCGGGGGCCATCGATGATCTTGCGGGTGTCTTCTATGCGAACATGGAGCTCCCCGACTCGGCGCGGACGTTGTACCGGCGCCTGGTGCGTGAGTTCCCCCAAAGCAAGGCAGCGCCGCGCGCTTTCTATGTGCTCGCACGGATCGAAAGCAGTGATTCTACGGTCGACCGTGCGGTCCCCGATTCACTGTACCGCTGCATCGTGGACAAGTACCCGCTCTCGCCGTTCGCGGATGAAGCACGCCGGTTGCTTGGCATCCCCCCGCTCGTGAGGGCGGCAGACCTCGCCGAGGAGTCGTACACACGAGGGGTGCAACTGATGCAGGCGGGTAAGGCAAAGGCGGCGATCGATACGTTCACCGTGCTGGTGAAACATTTCCCGACGTCTCCGGCCGCCGTGCGTGCGATGTACGCTGCAGGATGGCTGTACGAGAACGAGGCGAGATCGCAGGACAGCGCCGCGGCACTCTATGAACGCCTCGTCAGCCGTGCACCGTCGTCGGCATACGCACAGAAGGTCGGTCCCCGCGTCCAGGAGGTCCAGTCGGCTCGTCGTGTCGTCCAGGAAAAGGCCCGCGCAGATTCCATCGCAAAGGCTGCCGCCGCTGCCGCCGTCCAGGATTCGATCAAAGCGAAACAAGCAGCAAAGAACCCGGCTGTTCATGATTCCCTGCAGGGAAAACAGGGGGGTGCCTCCCGCTCTGCCTGA
- a CDS encoding dihydroorotate dehydrogenase electron transfer subunit: MPLHSCPVRSLQAVARNIFVLSLHAPGLAPAVRPGQFVNVRVNDTLEPLLRRPFSVHRTTTDTIEILFNIVGKGTALLAEKREGDILDLLGPLGVPFTLDDDRFTTALLVAGGLGVAPMPLTTAELLRRGKAVRTLVGARDAASLVTRHLHDVVCATDDGSSGFHGNVVALLEKEVAQTDPKHVKIFACGPHAMLKATALAAERLGIPCEVSMEGPMGCGIGICQGCPVELRDASRRYALMCKDGPTFDAQALRW, encoded by the coding sequence ATGCCCCTTCATTCCTGTCCGGTCCGCTCACTTCAGGCCGTTGCCCGCAATATCTTCGTCCTCTCGCTCCATGCTCCCGGCCTCGCCCCTGCGGTCAGGCCGGGACAATTCGTGAACGTCCGCGTCAACGATACACTCGAGCCGCTGCTCCGCCGCCCGTTCAGCGTCCACCGTACCACCACGGATACCATCGAGATCCTCTTCAACATCGTGGGGAAGGGGACAGCCTTGCTTGCGGAGAAGCGCGAAGGGGATATCCTCGATCTCCTCGGCCCGCTCGGCGTCCCGTTCACGCTGGATGATGACCGTTTCACCACGGCACTGCTTGTGGCCGGCGGACTCGGTGTAGCCCCCATGCCACTTACGACCGCCGAACTCCTGCGCCGCGGAAAGGCCGTGCGCACCCTCGTCGGTGCCCGCGATGCCGCGTCGTTGGTCACACGCCATCTGCACGATGTTGTCTGTGCCACGGACGATGGCTCGTCCGGCTTCCATGGGAACGTTGTTGCGCTTCTTGAGAAGGAAGTGGCGCAGACGGACCCGAAGCATGTCAAGATCTTTGCGTGCGGGCCGCATGCGATGCTCAAGGCGACGGCGCTGGCCGCCGAACGGCTGGGGATCCCCTGCGAAGTCTCCATGGAAGGGCCCATGGGCTGCGGCATCGGCATCTGTCAGGGGTGCCCGGTCGAACTCCGCGACGCATCGCGCCGTTACGCCCTGATGTGCAAGGATGGGCCCACGTTCGATGCACAAGCGCTACGGTGGTGA
- a CDS encoding dihydroorotate dehydrogenase has product MVQSAFHIGSAEFKNRVLVASGTFGYGDECTDAVDISRLGGIITKSLSMKPRDGNPPPRIVETTGGMLNSIGLANIGVHRFIAEKLPFLRTVEVTLIVNIAASTVDEYCAVVDLLEGEDGIDGYEINISCPNVKEGGLNFGTNCQMTAEITRRVRARTKRPLFIKLTPNVTHIADFARAAADEGADAVSVMNTLIGMAINARTRRPILSTVTGGLSGPAVKPVALAKVYEASRAVKIPVIGIGGITCGVDAIEFLLAGAIAVQVGTANFLDPAAGVRIAGEMTAFCEEQKVADMSTLVGALDARTGVSVLDSWL; this is encoded by the coding sequence ATGGTTCAGAGTGCATTCCATATAGGGTCCGCAGAATTCAAGAACCGGGTGCTCGTGGCCTCCGGTACCTTTGGCTATGGTGATGAGTGTACCGATGCCGTGGACATCTCCCGCCTCGGTGGCATCATCACCAAGTCGCTCTCGATGAAGCCGCGCGATGGGAATCCGCCGCCGCGCATCGTGGAAACGACCGGCGGCATGCTGAATTCCATCGGGCTCGCGAACATCGGAGTACACCGCTTCATCGCTGAAAAGCTGCCGTTCCTCCGCACCGTGGAGGTCACACTCATCGTGAACATCGCGGCCAGCACCGTCGATGAATACTGTGCCGTGGTCGACCTGCTGGAAGGGGAGGATGGGATCGACGGCTACGAGATCAATATCTCCTGTCCGAATGTGAAAGAGGGTGGACTCAATTTCGGGACGAACTGCCAGATGACCGCCGAGATCACGCGGCGAGTCCGGGCCCGGACAAAGCGTCCGCTCTTCATCAAGCTCACGCCGAATGTGACGCACATCGCCGACTTCGCCCGCGCCGCTGCCGATGAAGGCGCCGATGCGGTATCGGTGATGAATACGCTCATCGGCATGGCGATCAATGCGCGCACGCGCCGGCCGATCCTCTCCACCGTGACGGGCGGGCTTTCCGGCCCGGCGGTAAAGCCTGTTGCACTTGCGAAGGTCTATGAGGCATCACGTGCCGTGAAGATCCCGGTGATCGGGATCGGCGGCATCACCTGCGGTGTTGACGCCATCGAGTTTCTGCTCGCCGGTGCGATCGCGGTGCAGGTGGGGACCGCGAACTTTCTCGACCCGGCCGCCGGCGTGCGGATTGCCGGAGAAATGACCGCGTTCTGCGAAGAGCAGAAGGTCGCGGATATGAGCACGCTGGTGGGGGCGCTGGACGCCCGGACGGGCGTGTCGGTGCTCGATAGCTGGCTGTGA
- a CDS encoding bifunctional folylpolyglutamate synthase/dihydrofolate synthase — MNRPAHGGHPARMSSAATLRYLYALQYRGIKVGLRNIRRLVTVAGHPERSFPVFHVAGTNGKGSTSSFLAAILTAAGYRTGLYTSPHLIHFVERIRIDGIPMPEPELVEYVRRLRPTIEETGATFFEATTCVAFQYFADQGVDVAVIETGLGGRLDATNVVIPLVSLITNIGLDHQEYLGHTVSRIAREKAGIIKRGAPVVTTAEGIALEVIRARGRTKGTSVFLPREVTSLVPSGDRTGHAVVNVRGGRWRLDGVVLGLRGGHQVANAALAVSALSLTVRSGIFQKVTADAVRMGLEKVSKLAGLRCRLERVRHRRADITIDVAHNPDGVRVATAPFVGRREPHFDAVVFGSMKDKDYAGMVALLGGVAGTIVAVRPRTPRAATVRDILRVGRALGVRVVPGGGVKAGLRLAMKRIAPGTTRRKPRILVIGSHFVAGEALLAFEKTP, encoded by the coding sequence GTGAACCGCCCGGCACATGGCGGGCATCCCGCCCGCATGTCCTCTGCGGCAACTCTCCGGTATCTCTACGCGCTGCAATACCGTGGCATCAAGGTCGGACTCCGGAATATCCGCCGGCTTGTCACCGTCGCGGGCCATCCCGAACGCTCCTTTCCCGTGTTCCATGTCGCCGGCACGAATGGCAAGGGCTCCACATCGTCCTTCCTTGCAGCGATACTCACCGCGGCAGGCTACCGAACGGGGTTGTACACCTCACCGCACCTCATACACTTCGTGGAACGGATCCGCATCGACGGCATCCCCATGCCCGAGCCGGAACTGGTGGAGTATGTCCGCCGCCTCCGGCCAACGATCGAGGAGACCGGGGCCACATTCTTCGAAGCGACCACATGCGTTGCGTTCCAGTACTTTGCGGACCAGGGCGTGGATGTGGCAGTCATCGAAACCGGGCTCGGTGGGCGCCTCGACGCGACCAACGTCGTGATCCCGCTCGTCAGCCTCATCACGAACATCGGACTCGATCATCAGGAGTACCTTGGTCACACGGTGAGCCGGATCGCCCGTGAAAAGGCCGGGATCATCAAGCGGGGGGCGCCGGTGGTGACCACCGCGGAGGGGATCGCGCTCGAGGTGATCCGAGCTCGGGGGCGCACGAAAGGGACATCGGTGTTCCTGCCCCGGGAGGTGACTTCCCTCGTTCCTTCCGGGGATCGGACGGGGCATGCTGTGGTGAATGTGCGGGGTGGCCGTTGGCGGCTCGACGGGGTGGTCCTGGGGCTGAGGGGGGGGCATCAGGTGGCAAATGCCGCTCTGGCAGTGTCCGCGCTCTCCCTGACGGTCAGAAGTGGTATCTTCCAGAAGGTAACGGCTGATGCGGTGAGGATGGGCCTGGAGAAGGTTTCCAAATTGGCCGGGCTCCGGTGCAGGTTGGAGCGCGTCAGGCACCGTCGGGCCGATATCACCATCGACGTCGCCCACAATCCGGATGGGGTCCGGGTGGCGACGGCTCCGTTCGTTGGCCGACGGGAGCCGCATTTTGACGCGGTGGTCTTCGGGTCCATGAAGGATAAGGACTACGCGGGGATGGTTGCGCTCTTGGGAGGTGTTGCAGGGACCATAGTGGCTGTCAGGCCACGGACGCCCCGGGCGGCGACGGTTCGCGACATCCTCCGGGTGGGGCGGGCATTGGGGGTCCGGGTGGTGCCAGGGGGGGGCGTGAAAGCCGGCCTCCGTCTCGCGATGAAGCGTATTGCGCCGGGAACCACGCGCCGAAAACCCCGAATTCTCGTCATCGGCTCACATTTTGTCGCAGGTGAGGCCCTGCTTGCGTTTGAGAAAACCCCTTGA
- the rho gene encoding transcription termination factor Rho: MDISELKSKKIAELNQIAKELNISGYSDLRKQELIFKILEAQTEQGGFSFSRGVLEVLPDGYGFLRSVDYNYLPSPDDIYVSPSQIKKFNLRTGDTVSGQVRPPKEGERFFALLRVEAVNDENPETIRERVLFDNLTPLYPNSPLKLETAPGEYSMRIMDMLTPVGKGQRGMIVSPPKAGKTILLQKLANSISRNHPEVKLIVLLIDERPEEVTDMERSVNAEVVSSTFDEPPERHVQVADMVLEKAKRLVEARRDVVILLDSITRLARAHNTVVPHSGKILSGGVDANALHKPKRFFGAARNIEEGGSLTIVATALIETGSRMDEVIFEEFKGTGNMEIVLDRKLSDRRVFPAMDVNRSGTRKEELLIDADDLNRVWILRKIFAEMNTVEGMDFLLEKMRGTKSNKEFLRSMSS; the protein is encoded by the coding sequence ATGGACATCTCAGAGCTCAAGTCCAAGAAGATAGCTGAGCTCAATCAGATCGCCAAAGAGCTGAACATCAGCGGCTACAGCGACCTGCGCAAGCAGGAGCTTATCTTCAAGATCCTCGAGGCTCAGACGGAGCAGGGAGGGTTCAGCTTCAGCCGGGGTGTACTGGAAGTGTTGCCGGATGGTTACGGGTTCCTCCGGTCGGTGGACTACAACTACCTGCCGTCGCCTGACGATATCTATGTGTCGCCCTCGCAGATCAAAAAGTTCAATCTGCGCACCGGTGATACGGTCAGCGGCCAGGTGCGTCCCCCCAAGGAAGGTGAACGGTTCTTCGCGCTCCTCCGCGTGGAAGCGGTGAACGACGAGAATCCCGAGACGATCCGCGAGCGGGTCCTGTTCGACAACCTTACTCCTCTGTATCCGAATTCTCCGCTCAAGCTCGAGACCGCACCCGGCGAATATTCCATGCGTATCATGGACATGCTCACACCGGTGGGTAAGGGTCAGCGCGGTATGATCGTTTCTCCGCCGAAGGCCGGCAAGACCATCCTCCTCCAGAAGCTTGCGAACAGCATTTCCCGCAATCATCCCGAGGTGAAGCTGATCGTGCTGCTGATCGACGAACGTCCGGAAGAGGTCACGGACATGGAGCGTTCGGTGAATGCCGAAGTGGTGAGCTCCACCTTCGACGAACCGCCGGAACGGCACGTGCAGGTGGCGGACATGGTGCTGGAGAAGGCCAAGCGCCTGGTGGAAGCCCGCCGGGATGTTGTCATCCTTCTCGACAGCATCACCCGTCTGGCGAGGGCGCACAACACGGTGGTGCCGCACTCCGGCAAGATCCTCTCCGGTGGTGTGGACGCGAACGCGCTCCACAAGCCGAAGCGGTTCTTTGGCGCGGCGCGTAACATCGAGGAAGGCGGTAGCCTGACGATCGTTGCCACGGCCCTCATCGAGACCGGCAGCCGCATGGACGAGGTCATCTTCGAAGAGTTCAAGGGTACGGGTAACATGGAGATCGTGCTCGACCGGAAGCTGAGCGACCGCCGCGTATTCCCTGCGATGGACGTGAACCGCTCCGGAACCCGCAAGGAAGAGCTCCTCATCGATGCCGACGATCT